The following is a genomic window from Bacillus kexueae.
CGCATAAACATGACGTTGTCCTTGTGGAAAACAAACCGTTGGCCAGAGCTCTATATGACCAGACTGAGATTGGAGATGTTATACCAGAGCATTTCTTTAAAGCAGTCGCAGAAATTATCGCATACGTATATCGATTAAAACAGAAAGTGTAATTAGTTGTTAGGAGAGAAAATTCATGCAAGCAAGAGATTTATCCGTTCTTATTTCTGTCATATTAATTATTGCCATGCTCATAATACCTTTTCAACCTTGGATGTTGAGTATATTAATCATTATTAATATTTCTCTTGCATTGTTGGTTCTCCTCACATCCATGAATATGCAGGAACCATTACAGTTTTCAATTTTTCCATCATTACTCTTATTACTAACTCTTTTCCGCCTTGGACTTAATGTTTCAACTACAAGATCCATTCTCTCAAAAGGAGAAGCAGGAAAAGTAGTCGAAACGTTTGGAACTTTCGTTGTTGGTGGGAATGTTTTAGTAGGGTTTGTTGTGTTCTTAATATTAATAATTATTCAATTTATTGTTATCACAAAAGGTTCAGAACGTGTTTCAGAAGTAGCTGCTCGCTTTACACTAGATGCTATGCCAGGGAAACAAATGAGTATCGATGCTGATTTAAATGCAGGTATTATTTCCGATGAAGAAGCGAAGAAACGTCGTGAAAAAGTAGCTAGAGAAGCGGATTTTTACGGTGCGATGGACGGGGCCAGTAAATTTGTTAAAGGAGATGCCATAGCTGGAATTGTTATTGTTCTAATTAACATCATCTTTGGTATCATTATCGGAATGGTTCAACAAGACTTACCGTTACAGGAAGCAGCATCTCGTTATACATTATTAACTGTTGGCGACGGAATTGTTAGTCAAATTCCCGCCTTATTGATTTCGACTGCAACCGGTATTGTCGTTACACGTGCAGCATCTGATGGAAACTTAGGAAGCGACATTACAAAACAACTATTTGCTTATCCAAAAATGCTGTATGTTGCTGGAGGTACAATATTCTTATTAGGAATAGTGACACCGATTGGAGTGCTATTAACGGCTCCGATTGCAATTCTACTTGCTTCACTTGGGTATTATATGACCCGTACACAGCAACGTGAAATGGCTGTGAGTGAGCAGGTTGAAGAAGAAGAACCAATTCAAGATATGAAGAGCCCAGAGCAAATCATGAATCTTATAGATTTAGACCCGATAGAATTTGAGTTTGGCTATGGATTAATTCCCCTTGCTGATACGAATCAAGGTGGAGACCTTTTAGATCGTATCGTTATGATTCGTAGGCAATTGGCGATTGAACTTGGGATGGTCATTCCAGTTGTAAGAATTCGGGACAATATTCAGTTAGAGCCGAATGAGTATCGCTTAAAAATTAAGGGGAATGAAGTAGCTAAAGGTGAATTGTTATTAGATCACTATTTAGCCCTTGGACCAGGAATAGAGGAAGATTCTATCGATGGGATTCATACGAAGGAACCTTCATTCGGTTTACCAGCAAAATGGATTAGTGAAGAAACGAAGGATGAGGCTGAAATATACGGATTTACAGTAGTGGACCCACCTTCCGTTGTTTCAACGCATATTACTGAGTTGTTAAAAAAACACGCGTACGAATTGCTTGGTAGGCATGAAACGAAACAGCTTGTCGATCATTTGAAATCCCAATATCCAATTGTCGTTGAAGAAGTAACGCCAAATCCATTATCAATTGGAGATATTCAAAAAGTCTTGTCAAAATTATTAAAGGAAAAAGTGTCAATACGTAATTTGCCTGTCATTTTTGAAACGTTAGCAGATTATGGAAAAATGACGACAGACCCAGATCTGTTAACTGAGTATGTAAGACAAGCGCTCGCTAAACAAATAACAAGCCAGTATACAAAAGACGGTGAGGCTTTAAAAGTTGTCACACTCTCTGGTCAAACAGAAAAACTAATCGCAGATGGAGTACATCAGACGGAACATGGTAATTATTTATCGTTAGACCCACAACATTCTCAAGCGATAATCGAATCAGTTGCTAATCAAGTAGAGCAGCTATCGATGCAAGGTGAAACACCGATAATTCTATGTTCTCCTGCTGTTCGAATGTATGTGCGAGAACTGCTAGAACGATACTTACCTGATATACCGATCCTTTCATACAATGAGTTAGAAGCTAATGTTGAGGTACAGAGCGTCGGGGTGGTGAATGCATAATGAAAATTAAAAAATATAAAGCTTCTTCTTTACAGGAAGCGATGAAATATATTCGAAAAGACTTGGGTCAAGATGCTGTCATTTTAAATTCAAAAGTGGTTTATACGGGTGGATTTTTCGGCCTTTTTCAAAAGAAAAATATTGAAGTGATTGCTGGAATCGATGATGATCCCGATAAACGCACAAAAAAAATCGCAAGAATTGAGACAAGTGTAGAACGCATTCAGGAACAAAATACTGAATCAAGTACTTCCAATGAGACTGTCCATCTATTAATGGAAGAAATGAGAGGTTTAAAAAAACTGATTCAAAACGTTCCTCAGAGTGGAGAACGGATTTACCCTGATGAATTGGCTGTCTTTGAAAATACTTTAAAACGACAAGGAATATCCGATGAAATTCGAACAAAAATCATGTCATCGGTTGTAGAAGCTTTCTATTTGAATAAAAAAGAAATGGACGTTGACCACCTTTGGGATGTCATAAAAAAAGAAGTGAAGAATGAACTGAGTTCAATCTCATTTCATGGAATGTCAAATAAAAAATATATTAATGTGATCGGTCCAACAGGAGTTGGTAAAACTACCACTTTAGCAAAATTAGCGGCAGAAATGAAAATTAAGCAAGGAAAGAGCATAGCATTTATTACGACTGATACCTATCGAATTGCAGCGATTGAACAGTTGAAAACGTATGCGAATATTTTAAATGCTCCTGTTGAAGTTTGTTATAACGCTGAAGACTTTATTAAAGCTAAGACAAAGCTTCATTCTTATGATGTAGTGTTCATCGATACTGCTGGCAGAAATTTCATGGAACAGCAATATGTAAAAGATTTAGAAAAAGTTATTGATTTTCATCATGATATGGAAACATTCCTTGTTTTCTCTCTAACTGCTAAATATGAGGATATGGAAAGTATATTCGAACAATTTTCTACGATTCCGATTCATCAATTCATCTTCACAAAATACGATGAAACGAGTACGCGGGGAGCCATGCTAAACCTCATTATGAAAACGAGAATTGGATGTGGGTACATAACCAATGGACAAGATGTGCCTGATGATATCCAAAAGATGGATAGAGAAAAATTTGTTGAATGGTTATTGAGGTAGTTAAGATGGATCAAGCAGAAAAACTCCGATTACAATTACAGAATATTCATCAAAAGCAAGCGACGACATACGCTGTAATTAGTGGAAAAGGTGGGGTAGGAAAATCAAACCTTGTCTTAAACATATCACTTTTGTTGGCAAAACGTGCAAACAGTGTTTTAGTCGTTGATTGCGACATTGGAATGGCGAATATTGACTTGTTACTCGGGGTTCCTTCCTCTTCTAAATCACTTATCGATATGGTTGAAGAACGCCTAGCTTATACAGAGTGCGTGAGTGTGGGGCCAAATCGATTGAACTTTTTAAGTGGAGGAACGAGCCTTTCGAAGCTAATTTCCTTTAAGGATAATGAGTACCAGTTCTTCTTTGAACAACTTGAAAAAATGTCCATGCAATATGACCAGATCTTTTTTGATATGGGAGCAGGGATTTCGGATATAAGTTTAAATTTTATTAAAAGTGTGGATGAGGTTCTCGTTGTGTCAACGCCTGAGCCAACATCTATCATGGATGCTTATGCTGCTATAAAACTAGTATTACACGAGATGCCAGATAAAAAAATCTCATTAATTGTGAACCGCTGTCAAAAACGAAACGATGGAGAAGAAACATGGCAAAAGCTCTCTCAAACAGTAAAACGATTTTTACATAACGAAATACATTTATTAGGGACTATCCCTGATGACCGCCATGTTCAACAAGCAGTTATGGAACAAACACCTTTCACGCTAAAATATCCATCTTCACCATCTTCGAAAGCTGTCGACACCATTGCTTCGAAATTAATGGGGATTGAATCGAATGAAAGTGGGTTTGTTAATAGATTGAAAAAATTCTTTTTGAAAGGTTGATTCCTTTTGCAAAAAATCAAAGTGTTAGTCATCGATGATTCTGCATTTATGAGAAAACTCATTTCTGATTTTTTAAATGACCATCCGGAGATTGATGTAGTTGGCACTGCAAGGAATGGCCAAGATGGTTTAGATAAGATTCAACGCTTCAAACCGCATGTTGTTACACTTGATATTGAGATGCCCGTTTTAGACGGCCTTGAAACATTAAAAAAAATTATGAAAGACCATCCCCTTCCAGTGATCATGTTATCGAGTACGACAAAAGCAGGGGCTAAAAACACCATATTATCCTTACAATATGGAGCATTCGATTTTATTCCGAAGCCTTCAGGAGCTATATCGTTAGATTTGCATAAAGTAAAGGATCAAATCGTCGAAAAAGTACTGCAAGCAGCTAATGCATCTAGGCGACTGAAAACTGTTCATCATAAGGAACAAGAGCAAACAATAACTGTTCAACCGGTTGTTAAAAGAATACCAATGGCGAAAAAAAATGATCACGTTTTAGTAGGAATTGGTACCTCAACCGGTGGGCCAAGAGCACTTCAGATGGTTATCCCACATTTACCTAATAATCGAAGGGCATCTTATTTTGTAGCTCAACACATGCCAAAAGGGTTTACTCAATCACTCGCTGAACGATTAAATGAAATGTCTGAATTGCAAGTGAAAGAAGCAGAGAATGGAGAAATCGTTCAAAAAGGTGTTGTTTACGTAGCGCCAGGAGGACAACATTTGAAAATTATACAAAAAGGTGCATCTCTTCAAATCGTTATCGTGAACGAAGACCATGGAGGTTATCGACCATCCGTCGATTTATTGTTCGAATCGATGAGTAAACTCCTTAATTATGACAAAGTAGCAGTCATTATGACAGGTATGGGGTACGATGGCACAAAAGGATTAAAAGCATTAAAAGAGTCTGGGAATGTGACGACCATTGCTCAATCGGAAGAATCCTCGATTATTTTCGGGATGCCAAAATCTGCGATTGAAGCAAATGTAATTGATCATATTGTTGATTTGAAAGATATTCCGCAAAGTATTCAAAGTATTATTTGAAAATACAAGGAGTGAGCCTCATATGGAAATGAACCAGTATTTAGAGATCTTCTTGGAGGAAAGCAAAGAACATCTTCAAACATGTAATGAAAAACTTCTTGATCTTGAGCAAGCCCCTGAAGATTTATCCATTGTTAATGAAATCTTTCGTTCAGCACATACATTAAAAGGTATGAGCGCAACAATGGGATTCGAAGATTTAGCAGATTTAACACACAAAATGGAGAATGTTTTAGACGCGATTCGAAATGAAGTGTTAGTTGTAAACACGGATATCGTAGACGTTCTCTTTTCAGCAATGGAAAGTCTAGAAGAAATGGTAGAATCGATCGCCTCTGGTGGAGATGGGAAAAAAGATGTATCCGCTCTAGTGAAAAAGTTAGAGCAAATCGAGAAAGGTGAAGCTTCAAATTCTACAGACGATGCTCAAGGCTTAGATGAACAAAACAAATCATTTGATGAGTATGAGCGAACAATTATTATGCAGTCAAAAGAACAAGGATATCAAGTTCTCGAATTAACGGTTACACTTCGCGAAGACTGTTTACTAAAAGGTGCTCGTGCATTCATGGTTTTTGAACTGTTGGAAAAGGAAGGGGAAATCGTTAGATCGACTCCATCTGTCGAATTGTTAGAAGAAGAGAAATTCGACCATCAGTTTGTCGTTACATATATTACAAAAGAAGAGAAAGAGGCCATTCAATCTAAAGTATTAAAAGTATCAGAGATTGAGAAAGTTGAAGTGTCAGAAGTTCAACTAGATGAATCGGTAAATCAAGAAGTTGAAGATTCAAATGACAGCGTTGCAGCTACGATTGAGGCTCCGAAAAAAGAAGCTGCAGAACAAGGTGAGAAAAAAGAAGATTCAAAACCGAAGGAGCAGCCGAGCAAAAAAGCAAAACAATCATCCAAAACGATTCGTGTGAACATCGATCGACTCGACGTATTAATGAACTTATTTGAAGAGTTAGTTATTGATAAAGGCAGATTAGAGCAAATCTCTAAAGATTTAAATCACGCAGAATTAAAAGAAACGGTCGAGAAAATGTCACGTGTTTCTGGTGACCTCCAAAATATTATTTTAAATATGCGTATGATTCCAATTGAAACGGTGTTTAATCGTTTCCCTCGAATGGTGCGGCAATTAGCAAGAGATTTGAATAAAAAAATTAAATTGCAAATTATTGGCGCAGAAACAGAGCTTGATCGCACTGTCATTGACGAAATTGGTGATCCTCTAGTTCATTTAATTCGTAATGCAATCGACCATGGAATTGAAACACCTGAGGTTCGCTTAGCTAATGGTAAGCATGAAGAAGGAAAGCTTGTATTACGTGCTTACCATAGTGGAAACCATGTCTTTATTGAAATTGAAGATGATGGAAATGGAATTAATCAGCGAAAAGTACTACAAAAAGCGATTGAGCGTGGAGTCGTTTCTAAAGAAGTAGCAGAAACCCTTTCACCACAACAAATCTATCAATTAATCTTCTCATCTGGTTTTTCAACAGCTGACCAAATCTCTGATATATCCGGGCGCGGTGTTGGACTGGATGTAGTTAAAAATACGATTGAGTCACTAGGTGGAAGCATCACGATTGATTCGATTGAAGGGAAAGGAACGTTATTCTCTATTCAATTACCATTAACTCTATCCATTATTTCCGTGATGCTTGTTGAATTAGGGAAAGAGAAATATGGAATTCCGATTTCTTCAATTATTGAGTCGCTTGTCATTAATAAAGAAGATATTTTACAAACTCATGATTATAAAGTGATTGATTATCGAGGAAAAATCGTACCTCTCGTTTTCTTGCGTGACTTATTTGGGGTAGAAGATGATAAAGAAGATGATATGTATTCAGTTGTTGTCGTGAAAAAAGGAGATAAAATGGCCGGTCTCGTTGTAGATTCATTTATCGGACAACAAGAAATCGTCTTAAAGTCACTAGGACAATATTTAACAAATGTATTCGCAATTTCGGGTGCAACAATCCTAGGTGATG
Proteins encoded in this region:
- the flhA gene encoding flagellar biosynthesis protein FlhA is translated as MQARDLSVLISVILIIAMLIIPFQPWMLSILIIINISLALLVLLTSMNMQEPLQFSIFPSLLLLLTLFRLGLNVSTTRSILSKGEAGKVVETFGTFVVGGNVLVGFVVFLILIIIQFIVITKGSERVSEVAARFTLDAMPGKQMSIDADLNAGIISDEEAKKRREKVAREADFYGAMDGASKFVKGDAIAGIVIVLINIIFGIIIGMVQQDLPLQEAASRYTLLTVGDGIVSQIPALLISTATGIVVTRAASDGNLGSDITKQLFAYPKMLYVAGGTIFLLGIVTPIGVLLTAPIAILLASLGYYMTRTQQREMAVSEQVEEEEPIQDMKSPEQIMNLIDLDPIEFEFGYGLIPLADTNQGGDLLDRIVMIRRQLAIELGMVIPVVRIRDNIQLEPNEYRLKIKGNEVAKGELLLDHYLALGPGIEEDSIDGIHTKEPSFGLPAKWISEETKDEAEIYGFTVVDPPSVVSTHITELLKKHAYELLGRHETKQLVDHLKSQYPIVVEEVTPNPLSIGDIQKVLSKLLKEKVSIRNLPVIFETLADYGKMTTDPDLLTEYVRQALAKQITSQYTKDGEALKVVTLSGQTEKLIADGVHQTEHGNYLSLDPQHSQAIIESVANQVEQLSMQGETPIILCSPAVRMYVRELLERYLPDIPILSYNELEANVEVQSVGVVNA
- the flhF gene encoding flagellar biosynthesis protein FlhF — encoded protein: MKIKKYKASSLQEAMKYIRKDLGQDAVILNSKVVYTGGFFGLFQKKNIEVIAGIDDDPDKRTKKIARIETSVERIQEQNTESSTSNETVHLLMEEMRGLKKLIQNVPQSGERIYPDELAVFENTLKRQGISDEIRTKIMSSVVEAFYLNKKEMDVDHLWDVIKKEVKNELSSISFHGMSNKKYINVIGPTGVGKTTTLAKLAAEMKIKQGKSIAFITTDTYRIAAIEQLKTYANILNAPVEVCYNAEDFIKAKTKLHSYDVVFIDTAGRNFMEQQYVKDLEKVIDFHHDMETFLVFSLTAKYEDMESIFEQFSTIPIHQFIFTKYDETSTRGAMLNLIMKTRIGCGYITNGQDVPDDIQKMDREKFVEWLLR
- a CDS encoding MinD/ParA family protein, giving the protein MDQAEKLRLQLQNIHQKQATTYAVISGKGGVGKSNLVLNISLLLAKRANSVLVVDCDIGMANIDLLLGVPSSSKSLIDMVEERLAYTECVSVGPNRLNFLSGGTSLSKLISFKDNEYQFFFEQLEKMSMQYDQIFFDMGAGISDISLNFIKSVDEVLVVSTPEPTSIMDAYAAIKLVLHEMPDKKISLIVNRCQKRNDGEETWQKLSQTVKRFLHNEIHLLGTIPDDRHVQQAVMEQTPFTLKYPSSPSSKAVDTIASKLMGIESNESGFVNRLKKFFLKG
- a CDS encoding protein-glutamate methylesterase/protein-glutamine glutaminase; translated protein: MQKIKVLVIDDSAFMRKLISDFLNDHPEIDVVGTARNGQDGLDKIQRFKPHVVTLDIEMPVLDGLETLKKIMKDHPLPVIMLSSTTKAGAKNTILSLQYGAFDFIPKPSGAISLDLHKVKDQIVEKVLQAANASRRLKTVHHKEQEQTITVQPVVKRIPMAKKNDHVLVGIGTSTGGPRALQMVIPHLPNNRRASYFVAQHMPKGFTQSLAERLNEMSELQVKEAENGEIVQKGVVYVAPGGQHLKIIQKGASLQIVIVNEDHGGYRPSVDLLFESMSKLLNYDKVAVIMTGMGYDGTKGLKALKESGNVTTIAQSEESSIIFGMPKSAIEANVIDHIVDLKDIPQSIQSII
- a CDS encoding chemotaxis protein CheA is translated as MEMNQYLEIFLEESKEHLQTCNEKLLDLEQAPEDLSIVNEIFRSAHTLKGMSATMGFEDLADLTHKMENVLDAIRNEVLVVNTDIVDVLFSAMESLEEMVESIASGGDGKKDVSALVKKLEQIEKGEASNSTDDAQGLDEQNKSFDEYERTIIMQSKEQGYQVLELTVTLREDCLLKGARAFMVFELLEKEGEIVRSTPSVELLEEEKFDHQFVVTYITKEEKEAIQSKVLKVSEIEKVEVSEVQLDESVNQEVEDSNDSVAATIEAPKKEAAEQGEKKEDSKPKEQPSKKAKQSSKTIRVNIDRLDVLMNLFEELVIDKGRLEQISKDLNHAELKETVEKMSRVSGDLQNIILNMRMIPIETVFNRFPRMVRQLARDLNKKIKLQIIGAETELDRTVIDEIGDPLVHLIRNAIDHGIETPEVRLANGKHEEGKLVLRAYHSGNHVFIEIEDDGNGINQRKVLQKAIERGVVSKEVAETLSPQQIYQLIFSSGFSTADQISDISGRGVGLDVVKNTIESLGGSITIDSIEGKGTLFSIQLPLTLSIISVMLVELGKEKYGIPISSIIESLVINKEDILQTHDYKVIDYRGKIVPLVFLRDLFGVEDDKEDDMYSVVVVKKGDKMAGLVVDSFIGQQEIVLKSLGQYLTNVFAISGATILGDGQVALIIDCNSLIK